AGACCATGTGTGTCAGAAGGAGCTGGTCATTGTGTCCTTTGCCTTATTCAACTTATCGATTTATTGCACACCTTGCCCCTATTCTCGCGCGCAACGGTGAACTTATCGATTCTATTTGATTCCTCGACAGTTGCTTTTTTATTGCatgttttttcctttttcgtgTTTTCATTATAAGCagtgccactttttttttcaaaaattgcattttttttagatggaACACTTTTTCCTTTGGGTAGATGTTACCCTTCTTGGACAAACCAACACGTGcagagaattcaaaaatgtgcataTCCATTTTCAACCATCTTCTTTGCAAATCATAGACGTAGATGTTTTCAGCATTATTCCATAtcgaaaagtaaaaaaattgacacGTGGCTGGAATGTGCTCAAATTCTCACTTGTATCAGAAAGTGAGAACGACGATATGTAAGGTTTTTGTTGCataaacttttaataaattccTTTTTAGACAGCTAAAGGTCAAGTTCGTCACACCTTCTTTGAAAAACACCAATTCTATGATGAAAACGTTCAACGCGATGatgaaaataacaaagaaaCGTAAGTGAGAAAGTTTTGCTTTAAACATTTGGTATTAAAATTTAGGAATGGAGTCAGTTCAAAATAGTCCATCTTTTGGAAAGCAACTGGAAAATCGGGTTCGAATGTTTTTTGGCCTCACAACTCCGTATGTTTTTTGGGGTATTAACATGGCAGCACGTCCGAAAATGtgcaagtttttcaaaagcgtcataactttaaaactattttacaCAAATGATGGTGTTCGGAAAATGgggattttatttcaaaaacggcTTTGGGAGGCAGacgcggtttcagggccttGCGCCTGCCTCTAACCTGCGCGCCTCACGCCGTCCTCTAGTCTCATTTTTGCACTATGGCGAGAAGTAAAAGGCTTGGTGTTTACACCACATAGTGCAAAAACATGGTTCTATCGCCGCGGCCGACGCTTTTCAGGTTCCACGCCGCACTCTACAGGAGGGGAGGCTTGCGGCGCGAGGCAGACGTTTTGGCGCATGCATGAAAGCCTTAGACCCGTGTTGtgtttttaatattcataaacatgttttttcagTCCAAACGCTTTGTGGTCAGATGTGCCTATCAAAATACTTGCAACAATTTCAGACTATCTCAAGACAAAAGACCGGTATCTTTCTGTTTTCTTTATTAACCTATAATTCAACGTTTTTGCAGAATGAATCATCGTAAAGTATCTCGGAGTTTGCAAGATTTTGTTGACTATCAAGGATCTGGCATAAATAGTCTCGAAATCAGCTACAGACAAAATAAAGTTTGTTTGACAATTGATAACAAACGTATAGAGTATAGAGAACAAGAAAAACGTTGCATAGTATCATACCAGGATCAAGCAATAGTTATAGTAAAGGAGAGTCCAGAGAATATGATGCTCAACGACGTAGCCGTTCTGTTACAAAGCTCAAACGTTCAGCTGGACAGATTTAGTTTGACTATAGACAAATGGGGAATTGGTAACGAGATAGAAATTGCCccaattgagaaaattttgaaatcgataaaacatCTGCGCGCCAAAAGTGTACACTTTCAATTTGTCAACGTCGAGAATACCACTTCACTTTTGCAACACTTCAAAGCTGGTTTTCTTGAGAGCATGCTTTTAGGCCTCCCTGACATACATTGTAGCGTGTAAGCTTTTCAATTTGAAGATATGATCTATTTAGAACAGTGGaggaaactcaaaaaactcacaatttatttttgtcaaaagaTGCAGCCAACGAGGCTCCTTCCATGTATTGCCCATATTCCTaatgtggaaattttcaatctgaGATGTCGGTcactgaatttgaaaaaggaaaatgggTAAGTTGACCGAAAGTTTAGATCTTCGAAATTCCTAatcaaagatttttcagagtGGTAATCATATAATTTTCCTCGAGCAGATaacaatgtttttatttaatttcattttttctaaatatattttaatttaacttttcatGCTGAAGTAGTCCAAGAATTGTCATGTTTCACAGGTCTTGCCTAAAACAATAGCTCTCCAAGTAAACGCTGGAGAAGTGTGATAAATCGTTACGAACTAACTTTGACAGGTGCTTTTAATGGAAGCGGGAGactaaaatttgattgaaacatCTGCATAAGTTCATGATCACATTAATCTTTTGAATATATgctaagttttgaaaatgtggtTTAGCGTCATTGTGCAATTGATTCACAAGATAAGTCTTGCTTCGAAAACAACTATGTGCACAGTACCGGTTCGTCGATAAAGTATAAGTTGAGAACTAGtggttttaaaaacaaacGATGTATTTAATTTCCTGTCCAATACCTTTCATAggtattaataaaaatgtctTGTGAGATGTCTGCCGCCGTAACCGTATGCTGAGCATTGCCCCTTCctgcttcaaaaattattgtttctcTGATACTAACATTTGCCGCAAAGCATATCAAACTCGAGACACGCCTTCCGAAACTCAGGTGAAGCTTGAGCACTTTCATTGTCAGAGACCTGAAAAAAGTGTATGGAGAGCCCGGATTTCCTATTTTATACTTTACACGCAATGGGCGCTGTCACTTGTCCCCTCCAAATTCTCGGTATCTATTGCATTTTGTATAAAACTCCACACGCAATGAGTTCGGCCAAATGGGTGCTGCTTAACGCTCATATTTGGTCTCTTATATTTGATATAACAATAACTGAACTAATCATcacatttctagtttttccagTTATTGGAGCAGTTCCATTAGGAATTTTAACAAAGTGGCTCGATGTTCCCATTGGTTTCCAAGCTTATTCGATATGGACAATTTTATTCAGTAACTGATCTGAAATGTGcgctttaaaggtggactacaccctgtggggaaattgctttaaaacatgcctctggggccacaatgaccgaatatcatgataaaaaaaatttaaaaaattttctaaattttatatgattttttgaaaattgaaaaaatctcagttttcccctaattatatttgaatatccgccaattgaattcgttcgttggagcgcgcttgcattattttcattaattatttttattaatttttattatttcactgattttcattattttttagggtttttaatcggaaaataaaagaaataaacaagataAATGCagaatgtttgttaaaaaaatcactgaaattgcataaaactgtaaaataaacTAATTTCAGGCTCGTCGTCGTCGGATCgcataatttcaaagtttcacaCTTTCAAcgactttttaacaaacattctGCATTtatcttgtttatttcttttattttccgattaaaaaccctaaaaaataaagaaaatcaatgaaataataaaaattaataaaaataattaatgaaaataatgcaagcgcgctccaacgaacgaattcaattggcggaaattcaaatataattaggggaaaactgagattttttcaattttcaaaaaatcatataaaatttagaaaattttttaaattttttttatcaagatattcggtcattgtggccccagaggcatgttttaaagcaatttccccacagggtgtagtccacctttaaataaattttctcaattttcagcggtCTTGGTCTCCGACATGTTGATCTTCGAAAACAGGTACTATCAATTATTTGGGAAACATAAAACTTGGCGTCACTTTCGAATACCAATGATTGTTATAAATTACGGAGTTGTTGCAACTTTTATGTTACCTACATACTTGAGCATTCCTGATGATCAGTTAAAAGCTATTGATATAGCATTCAAGGTTTGGCTTTAAATatgtacaaatttttaaaagattatttgaaaatacttGGAACAGTCCAATCAGCTGAAataccacaaaagaaaaactagaaaaaaggaagattgcaaaaatgcaatttccaAATACCCAACTTTCCagccaatcagcgattcgctccgcccactttaaAACCAATCAACGACTTTGAACTTCACACACTATATGATCGGTTTTaatgtgggcggagcgaatcgctgattggttggaaaattgcgtatttgaaaaattcgaacagGGAGATTAGGCCAGATCTGAAAGAcaagcttttgaaaattgaattttctcaatcctccgtcgatttttttttcgtgtttcttTTGTGGTATTTCAGCCTATTGGACTAGTAGCCAATAATCCAGTCTTTCATTGCTCTACTTTCCAGTTAGGACTAGCGGTCATCACTAGTCATTGAGTTGTCCCATTCTTGTCTCATTTCGAGCATAGTTAAACAAATCCTCTAAAACTGTTATGAAGCTATGAATAATGATGATGTGGGAAATTgaaaccagaaaaaatttcagcaaattccAAGCCTCCCTACCGAGCTCCATGAACTCCATGAACTTCTTCATTTGGGCAAAAgattatcaagtttttttgaaatccctACTTTTCATCACTATCTTCGAGCTAATTCAATTCGTTCCCCTAATTATGTTAACCGATTGGAATGTGAGGACATCTATCAGAAAATCAACGCAATCACGGCAGACAATGCAGCTCCAGCTGAAATTTCTAATGACTCTTTATGCACAGGTAACCTATTGGAAAATAACTTAATCAAGCTGGGTTGATTTTAGAGCGGTGCGTTCTTCCTGGCTTGTTTCACTCCTTACGTTTATATATTGTATCCTTGTTTTACTAATTATTACAATCCAATTGCAAACAACTACATATTCATTTTCGTGGCGTCTCGCGGGTCTATGTGCACTTTAATCCTGCTCTTCGCATACAAACCGTATAAAAGAGCAGTTATCAGTATTTTTCGGAGACTATTACCCTCTTGGTGTTCGACGCAACCAGTTGCAAATTGGATTGGAACAATTATAATATCGAATCAGAACACTTCACTTTATTGAAATTCGGCTAAAAAgcctttatttcaaaaatcgtacCTAAATCATtcgttttcataaaattagaAAGAATTTTATATCATAGAATGTTTTATTAGTTCATTCAAAATCAACTCGAATAGTTGCGTTTTGGGGAACATCTGTTGTAGGAATTCTAGTCATTCGAATATGGATTTTGCCATTTTCAGTGTGAATTATCAATATCAGAGTGTTTTCTATAGAGCCAATTAACTTGAAGAACCATTTTCGACATTTGACTGCATTCTCGGTTTCAAGTAAAGGACGTCCAATAAGATCATACAAGTTCTCCAGTTCAAAGTTTTCGCAGATGAAATGTAAACTCAGTGAGGATGCTAgggatttctgaaattcaatttttgttttaaataactttgaacactttttggtAGTCGACAcccagtttcagaaaattttgattttttttaaactcccTTCCTAAAAACTTGCCTGTTTCATGAAAAGCAAGTTGTCAACGGTGAAGTTTTGCAGGCAAACTTTGagtgttttgaaatgttcgaATAATTGGTTAAAGTTCAATGGATCCGCATTGATCACACAGTCAATAACTTCGAGCTCCTCCAGATTCCTCCAGTGGTCCATCTCCGCTATTCGATTTATTTCTATTGTCCCTCCAGTCTCCTCTTCCTTTTTTCTAGCGAATtccaaaatcagaaatttcaattttccagcgtCAAAGCATTCGAGAAGCTCCAAAATTTCCGATTCGTTTCTCACGGCTAAACCTAAATTTACTAACTGGAATTTGTGGCTCCGAAGTACATTTGGCATGAGAATTTGCTTCACTTGTCTTTTTGCCTCGACTGCCTCATTgtcgttttcaaaattagggCTATACGTGAAAAAGTTGAGACAATCTCTCTGATCTCTTAAAATGTACTGAAGATTACGCATCAGATAGTTCATTGAAGTGTCGTCTGTCATATTCAGCTCTCGAATGCTCTGATAGTGTCCGAATTGAGCCAACTCAGTGATTTCGAGCTTGCAGCCTATTGGTTGCGGGGAGTAGTGAAAAACGGTGTGCGAGTTGAACTGTCGTATACGGAGTTTGGCATCATCACTGGACAAACTTAGTGAAATGTCATatgtttggaattttgaatttctatggTTCCGATCTACGAACTGGAGAAAGTCTTTGGAGACATTGCGGAGTGCTTccctggaaaaaatgaaacatttaaactAGGGGTGGGCAGCAGACAATTTTtactggcaaaccggcaaattgccggaattgaaaatttttggcaaaccggcagttgTCGAGTTGCCTAAAATTGTCGGCAAactgtggttttgcacattttttctggaaacttcagatattcaattttaatcagaaaaattaaacgcATCCTTTGAACGTGTCTCTATCATGAAATCTATCATGAAAAGCAAGCAGATACTAtaaaaatacctgaaaaatcgggtaaaaaatttcaaaaagcgcTGTTTTAAGTGATTCTGTGTTATGAAAAATCCCTCTAAGGCCGACAAATCGAcagccggaattaaaaatttccgtcaaaccgcaaattgccgatttgccgaacggaACTTGCCATCCAAACCCTAATTTTGCTGAGTCAACTCACACTGAGACGAATGCACAATCATTCACAATGTTCTTCATAATCTGTGGGAACCAGGTGACGAGCCGCAGCATATCAAACGGTGGtgatttttctgcattttcccGTTGTTGCAATTTGATGGGAAGCTCCTACAAAAACGGCAGATGTTTCATAGTAATATTTGACCTGGAGGTGTAGACTACAAACCCGCTTGAAAATATACACTGGAACCCCTTGCCTTCCACAACATAGATAAGTTATAACTAGTTGATACTCCGTATTTTCCATTGGCAAATACCACTGCTTATTTCCCAATTCTTCATTTCCGTATTCAGCCTGAGCAGGTGTACCGAAAACGTCTTGTGATCTCGGTCCTCGTTCTCCCATATTATTGACGTCTTGACCTTCGTAAGCAAGGAAGTGAATAGCAAAGATGAAGTCAGTCGTGAAATTCGTAAAGTGCTGAAGTTTCACTTTAGTTAAATGGGAGctcacaaaaattggaaacctacctttttcaatgaattcaaCTGCTCTAAATTGATTGTTGGAACAGTGAAGTTAGCcacagaaaaatgagaaaaatgctcaaaatctgACAGTGCAGTTGGAAACACAAGCGACGGGCAGCTCATCTGTCTCACACTTTTCCACTGTTCTAGGTTGACAAGGAATTCACAAGCTTCCGGTTCGATGACTGTGcctttgaaaaatggtgtTTCCAAAACAATTCCCTTAAGATCTATGAGGTCGCACCATGACAATAACGAGGCGGCGAGTTCAATGAGCGGTCGCTTCCAGAAGTATACCTCCAGAAAGTGGACTCTCAGTTTGTGATGtcgtttttcaagcatttCGACAATGTCTTGAAAAACCTTTTTATCAATGTCGTCCTCTTCAGAATCTTCGCGTAGATATATTTTGAATCGAACCATGTTATTGTGACTCTTCAAAATCACTGTCAAATGGGAAATCGCCAACGAAACAACGTTTTCGTTTCGAGCCACCTCTTTTTGAAGATCACATTGAACCCGGCTCCCGTTCTGATAACGTTCATACTGGTGGGTTCGGccattttgttgattttggagaaaataacTGAATCTCATGGTAATTCGGGTTTGTTCAATTGACATGTAAATCTCAGTGAGTTGTGCGCCTTTCATGGAATTCAATGTGTAAGGGAGTATCAAGGACCGAGTTGTGAAGGAActggaaaaatgacaaaagttgagttttgttttttaaataaaacttgGGACTTACAGTGGCAACATGGCTGGGTTATTGATTAGGTCAAGTGTTTGAtgttcctgaaaattaaaaactatcaattcaagtgagatttttttttcggaaatgcAAATTTTACAGTCAAGTGTAGCGcaccagggctgtgcggcaaacgacaattgccgaagttgcaaACGCTGAAAccttcggcaaccggcaacttccGGTGGCCGAATcttcggcaacttttcggcaaccggcaaccagGTTTCGAAGTTGTTTctgttaaaattatattttttgagcgttttagcaaaaataatgGTCGTTTTTTCGTTTACGGCGAAGTATCAGCACTTTTCAGGCTCTCTGAATGCTTTTTTCTGAGCTCCAAAACGTTTGACATTGGTATCGGcagttgccgaagttgccgcaCTCCCAAATGtttggcaaccggcaattgccgaagttgccgaaccccaaaattttcggcaaactttTGGTTGCCACGGaagagcaaaaaatgttttcccagCAAAACAAGTTCAAGCGAATTCAGGAGTTAGTGAGGTGTCAGCGCAATATTTATTACAATCACACCATTCAAAACTAGCATTCCTCCGAATTTCTGGAGATCAAATAGTTACCTTTTCTGATACCGTTTCCACCATCGCGATACTTTCAAAAGTGAATGATTGCCCCACGGGAACACATGGGCGGTATTTTAAGAGAAGCCCAAATTTCGTGCTATGAGCCCGAATACGCCATTCCATGAGGGCATCTTCAATGCGGTCGGGTGCTCCAAACATTTCCAGTAGATTTGTAACATTCACATCTTCGTCTTTTGAAAGAGTGTCGTTGATGATAAACTTGAGCGGGATTGGAGAATTCAAGAAGTGCTGAAATTCAGAGTATTCTTGTTTTCGAATGAACAGTGGACGTGTCTATAAATTCTTGGGAATCCTTACACGGGCACAGCGGACCGGGATTGCTCAAAAGCGGCCCGAAGGTAGCTTAAATGTGCCGGCCGTTGGGCCGCTTTTGTGTAATCCCGTTTTGCATGTGATAGAAAAACGTTTCCCTCACCTCTTTCAATATATAAAGATCTTGAATTGAAACTTGCTGTAACGTCACAGACACATTCGAAAAATGAAGCAACACTTCGATAGGAACGGATAATTGAAAAGATTCTGCTTTAAGCTCCTTGACATTCGTTgaatttatttctttcaaCTCTAACTTTGCCTCCTGGACAGTAGTCTTACTCGATAGTTTCCGAAGCAATCAGTGACAGGATTGTAAAGAACCGATTGTTTGGAGcgtgatttttcaagttcagcTTAAAAGTTCCGACAATAAGCATCTGTGATCTTTGCTTTAAATGTGTCTCGAGATTATTCAACCAATATGGTAGAATTGTTTCATTTGAGTTATTTGGATCATCTTCTCGATTTGGCGCTGAGATCTCACCAGATTCAATTACAAACTTGTCAAACTCTTGCACACTATTCATTACGAAGTTCAGATCATCACAGGATGCAGTGACAAAGTCCTCGTCAAACACTACTTTGTGAAATTCATACTCCAACAGACATCCTTCTCTGTGATTTTTATAGCAGATGGTTTTGGTCGGCACGGATGAGTGAGTGAAGTTGATCTGAACCTGACCCTCGTCTATTTTAACTTTGAGAGACCAGTTTTTCGACGCTTCTATTTTCTTGACGAGTGTATTTGAAATCGAGTATTTGAGAGTATTTGAAATCGGTTGGGAGATGGGgtgctgaaaaaaactattttgcaGTACTATTGAAAGTGCCACAACTCACCTCATCAACTCCAACTCAGAAGCCAACCGTCGACTGAAGTTGAATGAGCCGTACTTTCGCGGACGACAGAATATGTGTTTGGCCAGAACACAATTGTCAGAATTTGAAATCGGAATGCACCAAATTCGATCACATTGCTCTGCACTTGCATACTCTTCGTGAGCTGGTGGTCCAAAAATCTCTAGAAGTTTCTGAGCAACATTGACATTGACCTCGGAGGAACGGAGATATTGAATCTCAAACATCTGAGGGATGTCAGAAGTGATAAAATGCTGAAAAGCTTACATTTTCCAACAATAAAAAACCTCCCAGTGACTAACCTCTTTTAGAGACGTTAGATCCTCGAAACAAATCGGGTGGGCTATGATTGTTGCACGTGACAAATGCCCAAAATCCATCCTTGCGAATTTCACAGTAATATCcgacataaaaatcatatcaGCTTGTTTCCATTGTTCCAGGCTCACAATACTTTCCAAGTTCAACGCGGTTGTCCTTTTATCCATGTCAAGCATGATAGCTTGAAGCGGGCCGGgttcgaaaaatgaaagtacGGAGGTCATGTAATTGATAGCGAGAGGATGGCATTTGAAATAGACACCACATACCATTGCTTTTATGGAATTTGGTTGAATAAATGCATCGAATACATTCAACAATTCTGTATGTAGCATATCACTTTCATCTCCTACAACTCCTTCACACACTAATTTTCCGTGGAACACAAATGAAAATGATGCAAATGTACAATATCCAATTCTGTCTAATAAGTACTTCAAGTGGGTGCAAAAAAGAGTACGATAATCTAGATTCACACTAAATTCATTTCTATTCTCAGAATCCACAGAGCATCCAGACATCTGTTTTTTATAATCAAAGATGgcattttgtttttccaaGCTAGTTTTCAATTGATAAATGAGTTGAAATGTAATGGAGTCTTCTAGTATCGCTAGAATGACTTTAATGTTCTGGCTGTCTTCGATTAATTTGACAGTCGACGAGTGATAGCTTGTCACAATTGggctgaaataataataattaactGGCAAAGAAACCGGCAAGTTTTTCACTGCCCTAACAGTTTCCAGAAATTACACGTATCCTAACCAAAGCGTTCAGGCACATTCTAGTCTCCAAAACCAGGCAGGTAACTTTCCAAACCATATACCTATCTTCTTTCCTACGGCTTCCATTCAGGCGCCATGTCTGCCTTGCGCCGCAAGCCGCGCCTCCTGTACAGTGCCGCTCGGAACCCGAAAAATGTCGGCCGTGGCGAAAGAACTATATTTGGCACATTGTGGTGTAAACACCAAGCCTTTGACTTCTCGCCGATCACAACTCGTTTGATAAGAGCTGATTGCAATACTGCGCCCACGTTAACATTGTTACTCACTCCGAAAACTGCTTCACCGAAGGCGGCTCCCGTGTAAAAGTGAGCGAACGCAAATTTGCGTATTCCCTCATGCACAAGTTAATTGCAATATCGTGCTTCTCGTCCATTACTTTAAATTTGTAAATGTCCTCTCCAGTTTCAGAATGATCTACATTGATTGGATCTCCCAAGATTGTAGTTAATCCCATTTTTTGAGGACGTACCATATGAAGCCCATCAAAATCTCGATAGTGAATGACGTATTCACAAGCATGGGGACAATCGAGGAAATGctgtaattttgcaaaacttttaaaaaaggaagccaagttaaaatttaaaactcacatttttcaaaaagaccaAGTCATCAAAGTTGATCGAATTGAAAAAGCATGAGGCAGTCGACAAATGTGAGACTTGTTGAACAGGACCCGCCAAATAGAACGAGTTGATGCTCACCGCTTTGAGCTTTTTCCAGTTATCCGATTCAACtatttgatggaaaatagGCTTCttatcttcatcatcttcatcccAGTCTCTCTTCAATACCAAAACTTTTACATCCAACTGTgatataactttttcaataggGTCGTCTGATGGCATCTCGAAAAGGCGcacagaaaacttttttaacgTCACATTTCTCGATTTCAGCATTTTAGCCATTTCCTCTAATAGTAGCATTCCGACATGAGACACTACTTTGGGATTTAGTGACTTCCAACCTTTTTCGTTAACAAATTGAATAGATATAtaagaaactgaaatttcagttgcTAGTATcgcatttaaatatttcatggAGGCGCTAATGTAGCCACTATCTTTGATAACCTCGTACATATGTCCACTGATCCCTGAACCATCGCCGTGAAAGCTAATCGTTATCCGGGAAGGGACTTTCCGGGTATAGATGGTTAATCGGACCGTAAACGATAATTCGGATTCCAATTCTTTTGGAGTCTTGTAGGGAATTCAATGTGGAGGTCAAGATTTTAGATGATCTgaagtaagttttaaaaaatcaaattgaaattcctcACTTTTTCTGAATGTAAAATATAACTCGCCCATTTTTCGTGATTAGTCATTTTGAATACAAATAAGTAAAACacgattaaaataaataacaaatatctatcttcaaattttggtaaagTGATTTTTTAGGTAACACCCaacaa
This is a stretch of genomic DNA from Caenorhabditis elegans chromosome V. It encodes these proteins:
- the K10G4.10 gene encoding F-box domain-containing protein (Partially confirmed by transcript evidence), producing MLPFLDKPTRAENSKIIIPYRKVKKLTRGWNVLKFSLVSESENDDIQLKVKFVTPSLKNTNSMMKTFNAMMKITKKRMESVQNSPSFGKQLENRVRMFFGLTTPPNALWSDVPIKILATISDYLKTKDRMNHRKVSRSLQDFVDYQGSGINSLEISYRQNKVCLTIDNKRIEYREQEKRCIVSYQDQAIVIVKESPENMMLNDVAVLLQSSNVQLDRFSLTIDKWGIGNEIEIAPIEKILKSIKHLRAKSVHFQFVNVENTTSLLQHFKAGFLESMLLGLPDIHCSV